The genomic DNA GTAACATAATCATCTGCATCAACAAAATATAGATAGTCTCCTTTAGCTAATTTTAAAAGTTTGTTCCTAGTAGCAATAACGCCTTGGTTTTCGTGTGAATGCAAAAAGATATTATAATGTTTCTTAGAATAGTCACCAACAATTTCACCGCTTTTATCTGTAGACCCGTCATTAAAGACAATGATTTCATAGTCTTGTTTTGATATATTTTGATTTAACAAACTATCAAGACACCTTCCAATATATAACTCTGCATTGTAGACTGGAATTAAAATACTAAGTTTCATATTATTTAATTTTAATACTATCTAAAGCGTGTAACAAATTATCTAAAGAAGTTTTATTAATCTTAGCTTATAAAGTAACCTAAGAGGGTATAGTAGAATAAAGAAAAGGTATTTATTATTAAAAATGAATGCTGTTATTTTAAACTTTCTCTGAGAATATTGGTCTCCTATAAAATTATTTAACGGGTAAGCTTTTAGTTTATTAAATCCTTTCAATATGTCATTAGTTTTTTTAATTGAAATATCAGCTTTAATAATTTTATAAAACATAAAATAAATAATAACACTTCTCTTAAATTCTATATTCTTTATAATAGTTATTACATTGCTGTCATTTTCTTTTGAGATTTCTGATATAAGTACATTCAAACTATAAACTAAACTAGTATAATCTTCAATTATTTTTTTTAAATGCTCTTGGGTGTCTTTATTTGTTATAGAAGTATGATTTTCAACATACCTGTGAGCATCTATTGGTAAAAAAGCAGCTCTTTTTGATCGCAAAAAAATATTAAAAGTAAATACTACATCTTCAAAAAACTTACCTTCTACAAACTTAAAACCTGTACTTAATAAAAAATCTTTCTTTATTATATACCAACAAGCTCCTAAATCGTGGTGTTTATTCTTAACCAAGAAATCTGTTCCTTTTAATACGTTTATATCTTCTCTTAATTCTTTTGTTTTTGAAGTAAATAAATCCAATTTATGCGTAGGTAGCGATGAAAAACCTAATAAATCCAATTCAAATTTAACTTGATAGTTTAAAATAATATCTAGCATATTAAAAGCCAAATAATCATCGGCATCAATAAAATATAGATACTCCCCTTTTGCTAAAGTTATTCCAATATTTCTTGTTGCCCCTAATCCATGATTAACCTGACTATAAACATTAATATTATGATACTGTTTTTTAAACGTTTCAACAATATTTAATCCATTATCTGTAGACCCATCATTAATTAATATAATTTCATAATTATCAGTATCCAGGTTTTGATTTACCAAACTATTCAAGCATCGTTCAATACATGCTTCTGCATTATAAAAAGGTACAATAATACTTAATAGCATATTATGTTAATTAGTTTTACTAAGCTAATACTATCACTAAATAATCTAGAACTTTTCAGATTAAAAGTGATTATTTGCGTTATAGCTTACTTATTAAATTATTGATTAAAAAAACATTAACTTGATAAAGGTTTTTATTTTTATTAAAAACACAGTAATTAATTTCATACAAAAATATTTATATGCTGAACATTTATAAATCCGTTGTGTCATACAATATTTCAAAAAAAGTACTTCAAATTATAATTATTACTCCAATAATTATGACTATTCTAATGGGGCTTTTATTTATTATTCCAGCTACCTCTGATTTTGGTTTTTGGCTACTTGAAGAAAATTCCCCGGTTGAGTTATTAACTTTTTTCCTTTTTTTAATAGGGGGCATTTATGGTATTCGTTTTGTTTTTAAGCATAAAAGAGATTTAGAAATTTATGTATGTATATTTTATACTTTATTTTCTATTTGTCTAATACTAATTGCCATGGAAGAGATTGCATGGGGACAGTGGTTCTTTCACTTTGAAACTCCCGAAAAATGGTCTAAAATAAACATGCAAGGTGAAACCACGCTTCATAATTTAAAAGGAATGCAAGGGCATTCAGAAGTTCTACGAATCATTTTCGGATTAGGAGGTGGTTTTGGAATATTGTTAAGCTATTTTTCTAAATTTAATAAGATAAGCGTCCCTCCTTTTCTTTTTACTTGGTTTTTAATTATTTTTTGTCATGGAGTCATTGATTTTATACAAGACATTATTGTAATTAGTTCTAAATACGATTTTGCAATTGTAAAAACTTCAGAGTTTATTGAACTTTTAATCGCTGGTAGTTCATTTCTATACTTATGGTTCAATTTTAAAAAGTTAAGAATTGAAATTTTTCAAAACTGATTTTGTTTAAAATCCAAAATACATCTAAATAAATAAACTAATTACATTAATACTTTTATTTAATTATCACTTCTTTATTTAAATAAAAAACATAGCATAAAATTAGACTCATCACAAACATTTCACCGCCATCTTCTACAAGCGTAAACCTATTACTGTGATAAGGTATTGCTATATGAAGAAGATCAATAAATATCCCAAAAAAGACTAGTAACAGAACTAAAACAAAAACATTCTTTGTTATTTTTTTCCCTTCTAAATCTATTTTTAAATATGAAAATATAAACAATATTAAAAACACAAATCCAACAGAAAAGGAAACCAAAATTTCACCAAAATCTTGGGGACGTAAATTAAATCTCGGTTGTATTTCGAAATAATCTTTTAAATATTTGCCATAATTTTCGTGAAAGGCCAAAGAATCATCCAATAACAGATAAAAAAAGAATAATGCCCAAACAAGATATATCAAGTACTTTTTCTTTTGTGCTATGAAAAGAAAAAGTATAAATATCCAAAATTCTTTCATGTATTGGTAAAATTCAGAATATCCTAGGTCAAGCTCTAGAGAACAGTAAGGGTTCCCATCTATCATATTATGCACATATAAGGTGTGTAATATTAAAAACATAAAATCCGTAATAACTAATAAAACCAAAAATGATTTATTAGCTATTATGGATTTATATATATCTGCAAAAACCTCTTTTAAGTTCATTTTTATTTGTTATCTAATTATCGTTTCGATTTGACTAAAATTGGCAACAGTATATTTTGCCAAATACTCTTTTGCTAATAAAGCTTTATTCTGCTCATGTATGTTTAAACCATTATCAGCTAAACAAATTGTAATCCAATTGAGCTTGTTTGGTGTGATAAAATCTTTTTTAAGGTTGTCTCCAATGTAAAAATACTGAGCTATACCAAATACATTTTCAAAATGTTTATAATTATTAATATTAGGTTTTTCACTACCAAATTCTTCAGATATTATAATCTCTGAGAACCAAGTATTTAACTGTAAAGCTTTGATTTTGTTTCTTTGCTGTACACTTCTACCATCAGTCAATAAACCCATATTTACATTTTCATGTTTTAATTTATCAAGAACATCTCGACGGTCTTTAGACAATTCCAATTTGGGTTGATGATTTCTATAAACACGCAATAAATCCTGTATACTATAACAAGTACAATATTTTTTAATAACGACTTCAAACACATTTTCATTTTTATAATAATATGCCAGCATATCATTATATATGGATTCAGCATCTGTATTTACATCATTAGCAATTTTTGTTGATATGTCTTTATAAGCAGATTTTAAAAAATCAATTTCATTGTAGAGTGTATCATCTAAATCAAAAATCACAGTTTTATTAGTCTTTGTAGTCATTTACTAAAATTTCATCATCATACCTTAACATTAACAAATCAGCTTTCCAATCATCATAATAGTCTAAATTCTTATTTAAAATATATTCCCAAATAATCCATTTAGGATAATTCCCACCTGCCAAATACGAAAGCGGAAAGCCTCCACCAAATCTAGGGTTAATTTCAATTCCTTTTATCTCTTTATTAACCTTATGCATAAAGACCTGAACCGTTATACAACCTCTCGCTCCTTTTAAAGATGAAAAAATTTTCTCTAAATATCTTTTAACTTCATTTTTTTTGGTAATCCCTTTACTAACTTCGCCTGCCCTTATTTCTACACGTTTACGAGGTATAACACACTTTAAATCACTTGCTTTACTATAATATAAATCGCATGTATATTCATCGTAAAGATCATGGTCTAAATATTCAAAAAAGTAGAGTGAACGACTCTCCAACATGTATTTAGAGATCTGGTTTTTACTTTTAATGATGTAATTTTCCGAACTATTACTCCCATTTTTTGGTTTTATAAACAGGGGTAGTTTGTACTTGTTTTTTGAGTATATTTTTGAAGTACTAACACCTATTTTTTCAAATAATTTGTGGGTTTTCAGTTTGTTTCTACTTTTTTTAATCAATGCCTTATCGGACAATACAATTTTTATATTAGCTTCTAAGAATTTTTCATAATTTTCAGAGAGTATTGGTAACTCTGTATCAAGCGTAGGAATGATTACTTCAACCTTGTTTTCTATGCAAATTTTATAAAGAACATCAATATAACGATTGCTATCAATTTTACAAATTTCAAATGCTTTATGAGCCACTTGTGCAGCAGCAGATAGTTCTGGAAGCGCATCAGTAACAAAAACTTGCCCCTGTTCATCTATTAGCTTTAATTCTTTAATAAAAGCTTTAACCAATGAAACTCTTCTACCAGCAGATGTAATTAAGATATTGCTCATAAATAATTTTGATTCCTTGTTAATTTTTCATCCTTAAAAAAGGGTTCAGTATTAAAAACAGAACATAATAAAGGTATTTAATGTTAAATAATCTTGTTATGAGTACATAAGTAAAACCTTTATAATCATTCCCTAAAAATTTGTTTAATGGATAAACTTTAATTTCTGTCATACTATTCATAATAGCCTTAACTTCCTTAAATCTTATTTCAGATTTTAAAATTCTTATCATCATAAAAAATACAAATGACTGTTGGCGAGCTTTTAACCTACTTAAACATTTCAAATTACTGCTTTCCGAATTGCTTATTTCTTCAATTAATTCATTAAACTCTTTTGCTGCATTACCGTTATCGTAAATAACCTTTATATAATGTTTAGGTTCTTTACTTGTCATTGCAGACCCCTCTACCTTTACATGTCTATGAGCATCTATAGACAAATGCGCCATTTTTTTGGCTTTTATAAATAAAGTAGTGGTGAAAATAGCATCTTCCATCCATCTACCTTCGATAAATTTCAGCCGAAAATCTTTAATAAATGATCTTTTAGTGACATACCACCAAACTTCATTTTTATAACCAATAGTTCCTATATAATCAATCCCAGTCATTTTATCAATGGTGAATTTTTGATTAGTATTTGAACTTGAATCATAAAGAGCTGTATTGGTTGTTCCTA from Flavivirga abyssicola includes the following:
- a CDS encoding glycosyltransferase, with protein sequence MRLSIIIPLYNVEKYVASCINSLLDQNLDPIDYEILIIDDGSTDNSVSIVRKFESGYSNIHVHSQENAGVGSARNKGIDLAKGRYIYFIDPDDYLASNVLKPILDYIDDHDLQVLTFSSIGTTNTALYDSSSNTNQKFTIDKMTGIDYIGTIGYKNEVWWYVTKRSFIKDFRLKFIEGRWMEDAIFTTTLFIKAKKMAHLSIDAHRHVKVEGSAMTSKEPKHYIKVIYDNGNAAKEFNELIEEISNSESSNLKCLSRLKARQQSFVFFMMIRILKSEIRFKEVKAIMNSMTEIKVYPLNKFLGNDYKGFTYVLITRLFNIKYLYYVLFLILNPFLRMKN
- a CDS encoding glycosyltransferase; translation: MLLSIIVPFYNAEACIERCLNSLVNQNLDTDNYEIILINDGSTDNGLNIVETFKKQYHNINVYSQVNHGLGATRNIGITLAKGEYLYFIDADDYLAFNMLDIILNYQVKFELDLLGFSSLPTHKLDLFTSKTKELREDINVLKGTDFLVKNKHHDLGACWYIIKKDFLLSTGFKFVEGKFFEDVVFTFNIFLRSKRAAFLPIDAHRYVENHTSITNKDTQEHLKKIIEDYTSLVYSLNVLISEISKENDSNVITIIKNIEFKRSVIIYFMFYKIIKADISIKKTNDILKGFNKLKAYPLNNFIGDQYSQRKFKITAFIFNNKYLFFILLYPLRLLYKLRLIKLL
- a CDS encoding ATP-grasp domain-containing protein, which codes for MSNILITSAGRRVSLVKAFIKELKLIDEQGQVFVTDALPELSAAAQVAHKAFEICKIDSNRYIDVLYKICIENKVEVIIPTLDTELPILSENYEKFLEANIKIVLSDKALIKKSRNKLKTHKLFEKIGVSTSKIYSKNKYKLPLFIKPKNGSNSSENYIIKSKNQISKYMLESRSLYFFEYLDHDLYDEYTCDLYYSKASDLKCVIPRKRVEIRAGEVSKGITKKNEVKRYLEKIFSSLKGARGCITVQVFMHKVNKEIKGIEINPRFGGGFPLSYLAGGNYPKWIIWEYILNKNLDYYDDWKADLLMLRYDDEILVNDYKD
- a CDS encoding HAD family hydrolase; its protein translation is MTTKTNKTVIFDLDDTLYNEIDFLKSAYKDISTKIANDVNTDAESIYNDMLAYYYKNENVFEVVIKKYCTCYSIQDLLRVYRNHQPKLELSKDRRDVLDKLKHENVNMGLLTDGRSVQQRNKIKALQLNTWFSEIIISEEFGSEKPNINNYKHFENVFGIAQYFYIGDNLKKDFITPNKLNWITICLADNGLNIHEQNKALLAKEYLAKYTVANFSQIETIIR